The DNA window TTTATtactatttaattttaatattttgtaaacaTATTAAACTGGGATATATTCACATTATGAAAGGTCATtaagaaagcacaaaaaagttcaTTCACAAGAGACCAAACCAGACCCAGTGCACCTCTGAGGTGGTTTTACAGACTAAACTGGTATTTATTAGAACATTACTAACCATTACCTGTCTTTACCCCCGAGTGGTTTTGGAGCAGCTCTCACCGCTCCAGCCTGGGTAACACTTGCACCGAAACTCAGACTTCTTGAACGTTACCTCGTGTGTTTTCATCTGTCCTAAAACGCTGTAGTGCCGCCTGCCCTCTGGTTTCCTCTTAGACACCACCTTCCACACGGCGGGGTCCAGGTGGAGGTAGGCCCCGGAGTTCGGGTTCCTCCTCTGGCATCTGCCCCGAGATGAACACATGGTCTGGCTGCACAGAGTGGCCGCTGCCGTTACGTTCACCAGGTAGGGACCCAGAGTATCGTCGATGAAGTATTTGACGGCCTCACAAGTGGCCTAAAAACGgaaatgagatgagatgagacgAGACAACTTAAtgagaaaaagtcaaaacacaTCGTTGCAAAGTAACTTAATCCAACTGTGTGGCAATAGTAAAAGAAAGACTAATTTCCAAGAAGGGGAGATATTATGCAAATTAATTTAGCCTTTTGTTAAATGAAAGTACAGTGAATACTTGTGATCTG is part of the Plectropomus leopardus isolate mb unplaced genomic scaffold, YSFRI_Pleo_2.0 unplaced_scaffold23571, whole genome shotgun sequence genome and encodes:
- the LOC121966215 gene encoding hyaluronidase-1-like; the protein is ATCEAVKYFIDDTLGPYLVNVTAAATLCSQTMCSSRGRCQRRNPNSGAYLHLDPAVWKVVSKRKPEGRRHYSVLGQMKTHEVTFKKSEFRCKCYPGWSGESCSKTTRG